One genomic segment of Stigmatopora argus isolate UIUO_Sarg chromosome 1, RoL_Sarg_1.0, whole genome shotgun sequence includes these proteins:
- the nppb gene encoding natriuretic peptides B: protein MDILRVLLNRFEESLPEQRPGKPLDDMDAEANAQQPLDPSNEDLIRELLSAKNLKSIRSDSTRRASGCFGRRIDRIGSMSSLGCNSVDKRNANGR, encoded by the exons ATGGACATATTAAGG GTTCTCCTGAACAGATTTGAGGAGTCACTTCCCGAGCAGAGGCCAGGCAAACCTCTTGACGACATGGACGCAGAAGCCAATGCGCAGCAGCCGCTGGATCCCTCAAACGAAGATTTAATCAGGGAGTTGTTGTCCGCCAAAAACCTGAAGAGCATCCGCAGCGACTCCACCAGGAGAGCGTCTGGTTGCTTCGGTCGCCGTATAGACCGAATCGGTTCCATGAGCTCCCTCGGCTGCAACAGTGTTGACAAACGCA ATGCAAATGGGAGGTGA
- the nppa gene encoding natriuretic peptides A yields MRVVVLWGLLPLLCQYTVVSGHFLGRTSTADDLVQLKSLLERFEETLAEAAQEDTPETDYATTNQEPERTQSNRGWNTELERNQETVMAERSQPAAENQNRASLQRNRLMDLLLTARKRASGCFGARMDRIGNASGLGCNTGRG; encoded by the exons ATGAGGGTTGTGGTCCTGTGGGGCCTTCTGCCTCTGCTGTGTCAATACACAGTAGTTAGTGGCCATTTTTTGGGAAGGACGTCAACAGCTGATGACTTGGTCCAACTCAAG TCTTTGCTTGAACGCTTCGAGGAGACTCTGGCAGAAGCCGCTCAAGAGGACACCCCTGAAACAGATTATGCTACGACCAACCAAGAACCAGAACGCACCCAGTCCAACCGAGGATGGAACACGGAGCTGGAAAGGAACCAAGAAACTGTGATGGCGGAACGATCCCAACCGGCAGCTGAAAACCAGAACCGGGCCTCGCTTCAGAGGAACCGTCTAATGGACCTGCTGCTGACGGCCAGAAAGCGGGCGTCGGGCTGCTTCGGTGCCAGAATGGACCGGATAGGGAACGCTAGCGGTCTAGGCTGCAACACGGGTAGAG GATAA